The Manihot esculenta cultivar AM560-2 chromosome 1, M.esculenta_v8, whole genome shotgun sequence genome has a window encoding:
- the LOC110611451 gene encoding 2-methyl-6-phytyl-1,4-hydroquinone methyltransferase, chloroplastic isoform X2, translating to MASLMLNGAENHTLRSGITPKGLGFLGSDFHGNEISRVNLVTSSKISRTRTVITKCSLSASRPASQPRFIQHKKEAFWFYRFLSIVYDHVINPGHWTEDMRDDALEPADLNSRNMIVVDVGGGTGFTTLGIVKHVDAKNVTILDQSPHQLAKAKQKEPLKECKIIEGDAEDLPFPTDYADRYVSAGSIEYWPDPQRGIKEAFRVLKLGGKACIIGPVYPTFWLSRFFADVWMLFPKEEEYIEWFEKAGFKDIQLKRIGPKWYRGVRRHGLIMGCSVTGIKPASGDSPLQLCVSPLLKLKLSLVSRLCSPIATR from the exons ATGGCCTCCTTAATGCTCAATGGAGCTGAGAACCACACTCTCAGGAGTGGCATAACCCCAAAAGGGTTAGGTTTTTTGGGGTCAGATTTTCATGGAAACGAGATTTCCAGAGTGAATTTAGTCACTAGCTCTAAAATCTCAAGGACAAGAACAGTGATAACTAAGTGCAGTTTATCAGCCTCTAGGCCAGCTTCTCAGCCCAGGTTCATCCAACACAAGAAAGAGGCTTTTTGGTTCTACAGGTTCCTCTCAATTGTATATGACCATGTGATAAATCCTGGGCATTGGACTGAGGACATGAGAGATGATGCGCTAGAGCCGGCGGATCTCAATAGCAGGAATATGATAGTTGTTGATGTTGGCGGTGGCACTGGTTTCACTACTTTGGGTATTGTAAAGCATGTGGATGCCAAAAATGTGACAATTCTTGATCAGTCCCCACATCAGCTTGCAAAGGCCAAGCAGAAGGAACCCTTAAAGGAGTGTAAGATAATTGAGGGCGATGCAGAGGATCTGCCATTTCCCACTGATTATGCGGACAGATATGTGTCCGCTGGGAG TATTGAGTACTGGCCAGACCCACAGCGAGGCATCAAGGAAGCATTCAGGGTCCTGAAACTAGGAGGAAAAGCCTGCATAATTGGTCCAGTATATCCAACATTTTGGTTGTCTCGCTTCTTTGCAGATGTATGGATGCTCTTCCCAAAGGAAGAAGAGTACATTGAATGGTTTGAGAAGGCTGGATTCAAGGATATTCAACTGAAGCGTATTGGCCCAAAATGGTATCGTGGTGTTCGCCGGCATGGGCTGATCATGGGATGTTCTGTTACAGGTATTAAACCTGCATCTGGAGATTCTCCTTTACAG